GGCAGAGGCCCCTGGGCCCGGAACCAGCTCTGCTTGTGGGGTGGGCGCTTTTCCGGCTTGAGCGGATTGACCGGATCCACCGGACGAATCTCGATCGGCCGCTCCCGCTTCAGGTTCGCGCGCATGCGCTCGGGCACCTTGTCACCCAGGGTGTCTGACAGGATATGCCCCCACTCCTCCTCGGAACGCAGGGTGTCCGGCGCCGGTGCCGAGGGCATGCTTAGCTGATGTTCGAAGCCGGCCTCTTCAACCTGGAACGACATGGACCCGGTCAGTATCTCCTTGCCATCCTGTCGGGCAATCACTCGACGCACGGAAAAACTGCCGCCGTCACGAACCCGCTGGACCTCGTAGTCGATTGGCATGCTGTGGTTGCCCGGGCGCAGGAAGTAAGCGTGCAGGGAGTGGCAAAGGCGACCCTGCACGGTGCGGCTGGCGGCCATCAACGCCTGGCCGAGCACCTGCCCGCCAAAGACATTGGGAAAGCCCAGATCCTCGCTGTCACCCTGGAAATGATCATCACCAATAGGCACCAGGTCCAGCAATTCCACCAGCTTCTTGGTTACTTCAAGCATGCCTGCTCCTGTGATTTAGTTAGCACACGACAGAGTTTCTACCGCAAGCGCGGCAAATTGGCAATCGCAAAGATCGAATGGGGCGCCCGCCAGCGAACCCTGCCACCGGCGGGCATCAGGGGTCAGGTCAGCCGTGGATGGGCGGGACTTCCCGGGACAGGGTCTGTTTCTCGACCGCAAAGCGGCCAGTGACCGCAAAACCCAGGGTGGCGCCGTCCGGCGCCTTGAACAGGGCCTTTACGTGGGTGCCGTCCTGCTCCACCTCCCAGTCGCCCTCGGCCCCGGAAGGCGGCGGACATACCGCGGTCGGACAGCAGGGCGTCTTGATCATTACCGGCATGGTGCCGTAGCTGACCTCGGTGCGCTCGCCGGTGAGGGTTTTCGCCAGCGCGCGGGCGCAGGCCATCAACGGCAGCACATACAGCAGCACATGGCCATCCACCTCGGCGCAGTCTCCGAGTGCATAGACATCCGGCGCGGATGTCTCCAGGGCCCGATTCACTACAATGCCCCGCTCCGTGGCCAGGCCGGCGGCGTTGGCCAGTTCGGTGCGGGGGCGCAGGCCTACGGCAGACAACACCAGGTCGGCTTCGATCACCTCGCCGTTGGCAAGGGTGAGGCTGACCCCGTCGTCCTTGCGGTCGATCCGGTCCACCACCGTGCCCAGATGGAACCGGACACCAAGGGTTTCAAGCTCCTGCTGGACGGCGTTCGCTGCCACCTCCGGCAACAGGCCCGGCATCACCACCTCAGAGGGCGCAATCACCTCCACCTCATAGTCGCCGTTGCGCAGATCGTTGGCAAACTCACAGCCAATCAGGCCAGCGCCCATGATGGCAATGCGCCGCCCCTGGCCAAGGGCATTGCGGAAAGCGCGATAGTCCATCAGATCGTTGATCGAGAACACATGCTCCTGGCCATCACCGGCCAGATCAAGGCGGATCACATCCGCGCCCCAGGCCAGAACCAACTTGCTGTAGCGCACACTCTCGTCACCCAGGTGCAGCTCGTGGGCGTCGGTATCAATACCGGTCACTGTGGCAAAGGTGCGGATCTCCAGGTTGAGCTGTTCGGCCATGGCCTCGGTGCTGCCCTGGGCCAGGCCTTCAGCGTCCTTGCCCTTGGTAAAGCCGGTGGACAGCATCGGCTTGGAATAGCTGACGCCATCGTCGGCGGTCAGCATCAGCACCGGCACCTCCTTGTCGAGCTTGCGAATCTCACGCGCCAGCGAGTAGCCGGATAGGCCGGTACCAACGATCACAATCGGGGCCTGTTCAGTCATTCACATACTCCTGTTGGTGTTCCAGGCCGGCCTCAGCCGATTTCAATCATCTCGAAGTCTTCCTTGCCGACGCCGCAGTCCGGGCACACCCAGTCTTCAGGCACGTCTTCCCATTTGGTACCCGGCTCAATGCCATCCTCGGGCCAGCCTTCAGCTTCGTCATAAATCAGGCCGCATACAACGCACTGCCACTTCTTCATACCTTCTCTCCCATTGTGAATCAGGGCAATATTAATTGTCCGACAATATTGCACGCAAGTCGTTTGTTCCGCGAACAGATACGAACAACATTCAATTCGGGCCATCATACCCATCGGCCCGCCATTGACCAATGCCAGTGCCGACGGCCTGCCGCGGGTTTTTCTGCCAATAGCCACAAATACAGACGCTCGGGACAGCCTCGCCCCTCCCTTCCACCGCCCCTCTTCGGTATAATCGCCGGTTTTACGACAGGACCGACCGATATGACCGATACCGTCGCCGAAATGAACCAGGTAATGGCCGAAGCAGACTGCCTGGTCACTGAAGAACAGGTGCACGCCGCCATTGCCACCCTGGCCGACGATATTACCCAACGCCTGAGCGACAGCAATCCCCTGTTGTTTTGCGTGATGAACGGCGGGCTGATCCTGACCGGGCAACTGCTGACCCGGCTGCGGTTTCCGGTTCAGGCAGAGTATCTGCATGCCACCCGCTACCGGCAGGAAACCACCGGCGGCATCCTGGAGTGGAAGCTACAGCCGGAAGCCGACATGAACGGCCGCACCGTGCTGATTGTCGACGACATTCTGGATGAAGGCACTACGCTCTGTGCCATCGCCGATTACTGCCGCGCCCACGGTGCCCGCGAAGTCCTGACGGCTGTGCTGGTGGACAAGCAGCACGACCGCAAGGCCCGG
The nucleotide sequence above comes from Marinobacter gudaonensis. Encoded proteins:
- a CDS encoding NAD(P)/FAD-dependent oxidoreductase; translation: MTEQAPIVIVGTGLSGYSLAREIRKLDKEVPVLMLTADDGVSYSKPMLSTGFTKGKDAEGLAQGSTEAMAEQLNLEIRTFATVTGIDTDAHELHLGDESVRYSKLVLAWGADVIRLDLAGDGQEHVFSINDLMDYRAFRNALGQGRRIAIMGAGLIGCEFANDLRNGDYEVEVIAPSEVVMPGLLPEVAANAVQQELETLGVRFHLGTVVDRIDRKDDGVSLTLANGEVIEADLVLSAVGLRPRTELANAAGLATERGIVVNRALETSAPDVYALGDCAEVDGHVLLYVLPLMACARALAKTLTGERTEVSYGTMPVMIKTPCCPTAVCPPPSGAEGDWEVEQDGTHVKALFKAPDGATLGFAVTGRFAVEKQTLSREVPPIHG
- a CDS encoding hypoxanthine-guanine phosphoribosyltransferase; translated protein: MTDTVAEMNQVMAEADCLVTEEQVHAAIATLADDITQRLSDSNPLLFCVMNGGLILTGQLLTRLRFPVQAEYLHATRYRQETTGGILEWKLQPEADMNGRTVLIVDDILDEGTTLCAIADYCRAHGAREVLTAVLVDKQHDRKARPNLKADFTGLEVEDRFLFGFGMDYKGYWRNAPGIYAVKGL
- the tesB gene encoding acyl-CoA thioesterase II, producing MLEVTKKLVELLDLVPIGDDHFQGDSEDLGFPNVFGGQVLGQALMAASRTVQGRLCHSLHAYFLRPGNHSMPIDYEVQRVRDGGSFSVRRVIARQDGKEILTGSMSFQVEEAGFEHQLSMPSAPAPDTLRSEEEWGHILSDTLGDKVPERMRANLKRERPIEIRPVDPVNPLKPEKRPPHKQSWFRAQGPLPDDPVLHRCLLTYASDFQFLGTSLNPHGVTFMSKNLQVASLDHAIWFHRDFRMDEWLLYDKDSPSASGGRGFNRGNFFNQDGVLVASTTQEALIRQR
- a CDS encoding rubredoxin, with protein sequence MKKWQCVVCGLIYDEAEGWPEDGIEPGTKWEDVPEDWVCPDCGVGKEDFEMIEIG